The DNA sequence atattttaaataatataaatatatgtatgtatcAATGAGTTTATAATGAGTTTATGTTTAAATTAGGTAGAGAGATGTTCTGGCTAAGGATCAACAAAAGAGGGGAATGAAGATTGGAGGGGTACTTTTTTTAGGTAATAGATATATATGATACTACCACATAGACTTTTTATTTTTAGCTAAGAGGTGTATCCCAAAGGATGCCTAGGCAGTGCGGTCCTTTGTTCAATTTTAAATTCAAGAagtattattatatttttcatgTTGTTTATGTTATAAAAATTTTGTACAACAAAGTAAAGGATTCTACTCCATTCGtctcaaattaattttaatataaatatatttttaaaattattttttaaattaatgaGTTAATTTAGATAAAAATGATGTTCCACTATTTGCGATATAACACATCTATAAGAATAATAATTTTTGGTCCGACAAACTTATTTAAAAaagtataattataaataaagttacaataatgattaactataacttatttaattctaaaaacatattaaataaaaatatgtattGATGAACAGCTAaagaataaaaaataaataaggttaaatattaaaatataaatagtaatataataaatattaaaaaacaaCCCTGTGTCAGCAGGGTAGCTCCTTTTGTAATGTATAATATAAGTTACAATAATTTTAGTGGAAGGATATTTCCCGTCGGAGATCGTCTACGAGGATTGACAAATGAAATTATACTAAAGgaatttttttagttttttaccAAGTCAATGTTACTCTTAATTGTTAACTAAGATTCTAATTTAAGTAAAATTATAGTTTGAGTCGGGTTGGCTGGAATTGACTTTGAATTTTTCTTTACAAGTTTGCATTCCCTTGTATTTTTAAATAAACCCAAAATTTATGTAAAACTAGTTGTTTTTGATCATTTTTACGGTAATGTATTACTTATCTCtaacatttttttttaattaattattgtGCACTCGGGATTGCAATGATAACGCATGGTTACATAAAATCGCACACTGCACAATCATCTATCTAATAATATATGCAATTGTGGACAACTAGACTACAAATATACGGGTTGCATAACTAAAATGGTCAAAACTTCACCTTCAGCTTCTGTATTCGACCATTCCTAGTCTCGACAATTTTTTAAATCggatatttatttataatattataaatcaTATTTATAAGAAAAGGACTATATGAACAATTTTTTATGATAACTAGAATATAATTGATTATAATAAATATCTGCCAACATATATTTGCATAATTAAATTGGAAAATTCATTATATATCCCAAATTGATTCCGAACAAATATCTCAAATACTAACATAAATTATTGgtaatttatataataataaaaaggggAGCCCGCCTACAAAAATAAACGTATAAATTAAAACATATCAAATATTTTGTTATGTATTGTGAAATTTCTAAAAGAACCAATTCAAACTACTTAACAATTCTGTTATCAATAGCTAACTTTCTTTATTATAGTTGTGAATAATGTGACGATcgataaataatataattaaacTAAACTTAATATTTTTAGTATATTTAGACCGATTTGAGCGGGTAATATATAcgtaataatattttttttgcgcattattttaaaattaaacaaAGTTTCCGTGTTGAAAACATtgaaaaaaatgataaaataaccaattttttgaaaaaataacaaaaataactATTTCAGAAAAGTGGTCAATTTTAACCGATTAATATTCGACTAACAATTCCCAATTTATATAAGATATAGTTTGGTATTTGGTATTTCGTATAAATACTCTAATATAGTTGGTATCCATTAAAATTGGTCAACTTTTCATTAAATTGATCATTTTTGTTATTTTTATAGGAAAATATCCTAAATTTGTCCTTCACAAATTCAAATGatttgaaatgatttttaaaatcgTAAACATCCCTGGCCAAAGAAATTTGATAATGGATATTTGAGTAATTTCAATAGAAACATCCTCATGTTCAACGTTTCCATTAGCTTATAAATATGTATGTATCAACCCCATGTCTAGCAGTAGTCATAAGTGCGCACAATACAATTCTTGTCATCTTTACTTATAGACTTATTTTATATAATGGATGGGAAGAGATTTGGTATACTTTTATGTGCAAATGACTCTGACTATGTCAAGAAGAAGTATGGAGGGTATTATGGTGTTTTTGTGCAAATGCTGGCCGAGGAAGGTGAAATATGGGATGTTTACAGAGTTGCTGATGGTGAATTACCTTCCGACAATGTGATCGGACTTTACGATGGCTTTGTTATTACAGGAAGTTGTTGTGATGCTTATGGTAATGATGTTTGGATCTGCAACCTGTTGAACCTGCTCCTTAAACTTGTAGCCATGAAAAAACAACTTCTTGGTATTTGCTTTGGTCACCAGGTACTCCTATGTTGTTTACATTGTAAAATGTACTTTTAACAAATACAAGAAAAACTCGGTTATATATTGCAATGTTAATAGAACATAATATTGCCACAAAATTTATGTATTACATGTTAAGTTGTCAAATATAGTAAAATATATTCCAATTTTGTGTTGCTAAGTTGATACTGTACACACATTTAAGTGTATTCATTATTAACTTGTTCTTGTTCAGTTGCATGAGTACTAATCACCTGGGTCTATCAATAAGGGTCCGAATACACGGAAATATATCATAAATAAACACATAATTTTCACACTCATGGGACCAGTTGATATAACTTTGTAGTATATGATAGCGTGGAGCAGTTGCATTCACAAATCATTAATGTATGCATATAATTTCATTATATAAAAATGCCACGTTTTTATTGTCGCAAAATTATCATCCTATCTACACACGTCCCTCAAATCTACGATTGTTTCTTGTGATCGATTTGCAAGAACTTACAAGTCATACAAATGATAAGTTAATCTATTATATGGACCATAACATACAAATTTGAAATAAGCACAATCTTGATTGATTTCATTTTCACGAAAGGACAATTATTAAGGGATATGTTTTGTAATTGTACCTAACAGATATTGGGGCGGGCACTAGGAGGAAAGATAGGAAGAGCAAGCACAGGGTGGGACATTGGTGTTACTAAGATTCATCTCTCTCCATCTTCCCAGCTGTTCTCTTCCTTGAAGATGCCTGCTTTCTTATCCGTGATCGAATGCCATCGCGATGAGGTGTGTTCGTATTACCCTGATTTTCACCTTTTTTAGAACTACATGGTTGTCAGTCACGGGCCTTACGAACATACTTGGTATATTTAGCTTTCGAATGAACAATTATCACTGCTCTAATTACCTGGTATAAGTCAGGTATGGGAACTCCCGCCCAACGCTGAGGTCGTGGCATGGTCAGAAAAGACAGGGGTGGAGATGTTCAAGTATAGTGATCA is a window from the Apium graveolens cultivar Ventura chromosome 1, ASM990537v1, whole genome shotgun sequence genome containing:
- the LOC141666005 gene encoding gamma-glutamyl peptidase 5-like isoform X2 — protein: MDGKRFGILLCANDSDYVKKKYGGYYGVFVQMLAEEGSCCDAYGNDVWICNLLNLLLKLVAMKKQLLGICFGHQILGRALGGKIGRASTGWDIGVTKIHLSPSSQLFSSLKMPAFLSVIECHRDEVWELPPNAEVVAWSEKTGVEMFKYSDHILGIQGHPEYSRDILLHLVDRLQRCDCILESYADKVKSGLAAAEPDRDAWKKLCTTFLKRKL
- the LOC141666005 gene encoding gamma-glutamyl peptidase 5-like isoform X1; amino-acid sequence: MDGKRFGILLCANDSDYVKKKYGGYYGVFVQMLAEEGEIWDVYRVADGELPSDNVIGLYDGFVITGSCCDAYGNDVWICNLLNLLLKLVAMKKQLLGICFGHQILGRALGGKIGRASTGWDIGVTKIHLSPSSQLFSSLKMPAFLSVIECHRDEVWELPPNAEVVAWSEKTGVEMFKYSDHILGIQGHPEYSRDILLHLVDRLQRCDCILESYADKVKSGLAAAEPDRDAWKKLCTTFLKRKL